The following proteins come from a genomic window of Pyxidicoccus sp. MSG2:
- a CDS encoding bifunctional helix-turn-helix transcriptional regulator/GNAT family N-acetyltransferase produces the protein MEVDLLAGFGVGFLGSRLKRLAERMQADAAEVARSLDLPVQPAQVSLLMTIRLHGPITVGELAERLQLAQPTVTRALGTLGDFVEARRSPGDQRTKRLALTAKGEALVVRIQTVLMPRIEPAAAELVEGLSGGFMQDLAKVEARLAEKSLLRRIESAGPPRMWARDFSDDLAEAFYRINAEWIQDMFVLEENDIALLSRPRELILDKGGVVLFAETPELGVVGTCALMVSKDGWVELTKMGVLKSARGLKVGEFLLAKTLERAASLGMDKVYLLTNKKCGPAIHLYEKLGFVHDAEIMRLFGARYERCDVAMAYRRSPCRG, from the coding sequence ATGGAAGTCGATCTTCTGGCGGGGTTTGGCGTCGGGTTCCTGGGCAGCCGACTCAAGCGACTGGCCGAGCGGATGCAGGCCGACGCGGCCGAGGTGGCACGGTCGCTGGACCTGCCGGTGCAGCCGGCCCAGGTGTCGCTCTTGATGACGATCCGCCTGCACGGGCCGATCACGGTGGGCGAACTGGCCGAACGCCTGCAACTGGCCCAGCCCACCGTCACTCGTGCACTCGGCACGCTGGGGGACTTCGTCGAGGCGCGCCGCTCGCCGGGCGACCAGCGCACGAAACGACTGGCCCTGACGGCGAAGGGCGAGGCCCTGGTGGTCCGTATCCAGACCGTGCTGATGCCGCGCATCGAGCCCGCCGCCGCCGAACTGGTTGAAGGGCTGTCCGGCGGCTTCATGCAGGACCTGGCCAAGGTGGAGGCGCGGCTGGCCGAGAAATCGCTGCTGCGCCGGATCGAGTCCGCCGGTCCGCCCAGGATGTGGGCGCGCGACTTCTCCGACGACCTGGCCGAGGCCTTCTACCGGATCAACGCCGAATGGATTCAGGACATGTTCGTTCTCGAGGAGAACGACATCGCCCTGCTGTCGCGGCCGCGCGAACTGATCCTCGACAAGGGCGGGGTGGTGCTGTTCGCCGAAACGCCGGAACTGGGCGTGGTCGGGACCTGCGCCCTGATGGTCTCCAAGGACGGCTGGGTCGAGCTGACCAAGATGGGGGTCCTGAAGAGCGCCCGGGGCCTGAAGGTCGGCGAGTTCCTGCTGGCCAAGACGCTCGAGCGGGCCGCCAGCCTGGGCATGGACAAGGTCTACCTGCTGACCAACAAGAAGTGCGGGCCGGCCATCCACCTCTACGAGAAGCTGGGCTTCGTCCACGACGCCGAGATCATGCGTCTGTTCGGCGCGCGGTACGAGCGATGCGACGTGGCGATGGCGTATCGGCGGAGCCCCTGTCGTGGGTGA
- a CDS encoding PepSY domain-containing protein: MNGPKSLSKVVVALVCLSASTALALPRIRACSAYKSWATGIIQLSELSPQNDQAAYGLALNRCYNLWRDKGGNDLTWANAGNTAKAWRSSSSATYEYQCLICLDAGGPPMARWPGIELMEAVEKVRTRLGGRIVSVTPRIPEESEGLEAYYEVSVVVGDHQTQVFVDGSTGEVLVPEVTTSIEEVPENVCR, translated from the coding sequence GTGAACGGTCCCAAGTCTCTTTCCAAAGTTGTGGTTGCCTTGGTCTGTCTGAGCGCCAGCACGGCCCTGGCCCTCCCCCGCATCAGGGCCTGCTCGGCCTACAAGAGCTGGGCCACCGGCATCATTCAGCTCTCGGAGCTCAGTCCCCAGAACGACCAGGCCGCGTATGGCCTCGCGCTGAACCGCTGCTACAACCTCTGGCGGGACAAGGGCGGAAACGACCTGACCTGGGCCAATGCTGGAAACACCGCGAAAGCGTGGCGGTCGTCGTCGAGTGCCACCTACGAATACCAGTGCCTGATCTGCCTGGACGCGGGGGGCCCGCCCATGGCGCGATGGCCGGGGATCGAGCTGATGGAGGCAGTCGAGAAGGTCCGGACGCGCCTCGGGGGACGCATCGTCTCCGTGACTCCCCGGATTCCAGAGGAGAGCGAAGGGCTGGAGGCGTACTACGAGGTGAGTGTGGTCGTCGGAGATCACCAGACGCAGGTGTTCGTGGACGGCAGCACGGGCGAGGTGCTCGTTCCCGAGGTCACCACCTCAATCGAGGAAGTCCCCGAGAACGTCTGCAGGTAG
- a CDS encoding DUF6289 family protein produces the protein MEQEDALDLESQKAPLPDCSVSPDNLRNYYSDAAHTNLVGQWGCWCGGLYYWGTGTQYIEYILEC, from the coding sequence ATGGAGCAGGAGGACGCCCTGGACCTGGAGTCGCAGAAGGCCCCGCTTCCCGACTGCTCCGTCAGCCCGGACAATCTGCGCAACTATTACAGCGACGCTGCCCACACGAACCTGGTCGGGCAATGGGGGTGCTGGTGCGGCGGGTTGTACTACTGGGGCACCGGCACGCAGTACATCGAGTACATCCTGGAGTGCTAG
- a CDS encoding response regulator: MTRSDTETASILLVDDIPANLVALEAILAPLGQRLVLARSGREALAALLQQDFACILLDVQMPEMDGFETARLIKGRERTRHVPILFITAFSGEDSLIQRGYAQGAVDYIVKPFNPDMLRTKVAVFVDLYIQSQHLIRHAGLLRDREREVMGREAEERLRAAALDELQLAPEPLVLTDALMAAAPVPMAILSPELRVLRVNDAWAHLWETSAAILAGRRVSEVAPVLAQDLEVPVFQVLSSGRPLTDLHLVPAQRDGARRNDRLLASYFPLSAREGAPSAVGVLLRSESGELAQPFHPEAHPSRSVH; this comes from the coding sequence ATGACACGCTCAGACACGGAGACAGCCAGCATCCTGCTGGTGGATGACATCCCGGCCAACCTCGTGGCGCTGGAGGCCATCCTGGCGCCGCTGGGTCAGCGCCTGGTGCTGGCTCGCTCGGGGCGGGAGGCGCTGGCGGCGCTGTTGCAGCAGGACTTCGCCTGCATCCTGCTCGACGTGCAGATGCCTGAGATGGACGGCTTCGAGACGGCCCGGCTCATCAAGGGGCGGGAGCGCACGCGCCACGTGCCCATCCTCTTCATCACCGCCTTTTCCGGCGAGGATTCGCTGATTCAGCGGGGCTATGCGCAAGGAGCGGTCGACTACATCGTGAAGCCCTTCAACCCGGACATGCTGCGCACCAAGGTGGCGGTGTTCGTGGACCTCTACATCCAGTCGCAGCACCTGATCCGGCACGCGGGGCTGTTGCGCGACCGGGAGCGTGAGGTGATGGGGCGCGAGGCCGAGGAGCGGCTCAGGGCCGCGGCGCTGGACGAGCTGCAACTGGCCCCCGAGCCGCTGGTGCTCACCGATGCGCTCATGGCCGCCGCCCCGGTGCCGATGGCCATCCTCTCCCCGGAGCTGCGCGTGCTGCGCGTCAACGACGCCTGGGCCCACCTGTGGGAGACCAGCGCCGCCATCCTCGCCGGACGCCGGGTGAGTGAGGTGGCGCCTGTTCTGGCCCAGGACCTCGAGGTCCCCGTATTCCAGGTCCTCTCCTCGGGGCGGCCCCTGACCGACCTCCACCTGGTGCCCGCGCAGCGCGACGGCGCCCGCCGCAACGACCGCCTGCTGGCGAGCTACTTCCCGCTCTCGGCGCGCGAGGGCGCCCCGTCCGCGGTCGGCGTGCTCTTGCGCTCGGAGTCCGGCGAGCTCGCGCAGCCCTTCCACCCCGAGGCCCACCCCTCGCGCAGCGTGCACTGA
- a CDS encoding invertase recombinase-like protein, whose protein sequence is MTLFRVYLASLLVLVAACGDSNPDVTPDAGQTLSDAGSETVDAGDKTPDAGSETVDAGDKTPDAGEVTPDAGVEIPDAGDVTPDAGNETPDAGDVTPDAGSETPDAGEVTPDAGSETPDAGEVTPDAGDQTPDAGDQTPDAGSGTPDAGSETPDAGPHPEVSVIDNWGFEEWPGALPEKWFGSTSNIDIGGVQKVTTNAFEGVNAVRLANSSTTHKRFSTLAKSMPAGHYSCTYQARGTGDVRNAFFDDDYSTYSGYTTVDSAQWKKLAYNFNLAADVFDTFEIIFSVRNTSGENLLIDDVRCVRAAEPCDAVNCEAWERCENATATCEPLSGRCNDAADCSEWQACDDTHTCVVAEGRCTRHADCASTPETPVCESATHLCVEGDPCAGVICSNPATTCNPTSGVCELAEGACNTTYDCLGALPACDPATRRCVSATHSSNIIRNGGFEDWDTYYIPYYGDNYIPDYWYGIDNGVSDPGTEIKPSRLVHYTNVVHGGSTALQFVVPIQVAERFTSEKFDVPSGNYFCSYRVRGHGSIRHRSYSSAGWSPQTDFLVVDSDEWQPVFFRFTGNVHDWRLFFYPSRSEADRDHLQVDDVVCTKG, encoded by the coding sequence GTGACGTTGTTTCGAGTGTATCTGGCTTCGCTGCTGGTCCTGGTGGCCGCCTGCGGTGATTCGAATCCTGATGTGACGCCTGACGCTGGACAGACCCTTTCGGACGCAGGCTCCGAGACGGTGGACGCGGGCGACAAGACACCGGACGCAGGCTCCGAGACGGTGGACGCGGGCGACAAGACGCCGGATGCAGGCGAAGTGACGCCGGACGCGGGAGTCGAGATTCCCGACGCAGGCGACGTGACTCCGGACGCAGGAAACGAGACGCCGGACGCAGGCGACGTGACTCCGGATGCCGGAAGCGAGACGCCGGATGCAGGCGAAGTGACTCCGGACGCCGGAAGCGAGACGCCGGATGCAGGCGAAGTGACGCCGGACGCAGGCGACCAGACGCCGGACGCGGGAGACCAGACGCCCGACGCAGGCTCCGGGACGCCCGACGCAGGCTCCGAGACGCCGGACGCGGGCCCGCATCCCGAGGTGAGCGTCATCGACAACTGGGGCTTCGAGGAATGGCCCGGTGCGCTTCCGGAGAAGTGGTTCGGGAGCACGTCGAATATCGACATCGGCGGAGTGCAGAAGGTGACGACGAACGCCTTCGAAGGCGTGAACGCGGTCCGGCTGGCCAACTCTTCGACCACGCACAAGCGCTTCAGCACCCTGGCGAAGTCGATGCCCGCCGGCCACTACTCCTGCACCTACCAGGCGCGGGGCACCGGTGACGTTCGAAACGCCTTCTTCGACGACGACTACTCCACGTACTCGGGCTACACCACGGTCGACTCCGCGCAGTGGAAGAAGCTGGCGTACAACTTCAACCTCGCCGCCGACGTCTTCGACACCTTCGAGATCATCTTCAGCGTCCGCAATACCAGCGGCGAGAATCTGCTCATCGACGACGTGCGCTGCGTGCGGGCCGCCGAGCCGTGTGACGCGGTCAATTGCGAGGCCTGGGAGCGTTGCGAGAATGCCACCGCCACCTGCGAGCCGCTCTCCGGTCGCTGCAACGACGCTGCTGACTGCAGCGAGTGGCAGGCCTGCGATGATACCCACACCTGTGTTGTCGCTGAGGGGCGCTGCACCCGCCACGCGGATTGCGCGAGTACCCCGGAGACACCGGTCTGCGAATCCGCCACGCACCTCTGCGTCGAGGGCGACCCCTGCGCCGGTGTCATCTGCAGCAACCCGGCGACGACCTGCAACCCCACGAGTGGCGTGTGCGAGCTGGCCGAAGGGGCCTGCAACACCACCTACGACTGCCTCGGTGCGCTGCCTGCCTGCGACCCGGCAACCCGGCGCTGCGTTTCCGCCACTCACTCCTCGAACATCATCCGCAACGGTGGATTCGAGGACTGGGACACCTATTACATCCCCTACTACGGGGACAACTACATCCCCGACTACTGGTACGGCATCGACAACGGCGTCAGCGACCCGGGCACCGAGATCAAGCCCTCGCGCCTCGTGCACTACACGAACGTGGTGCACGGCGGCTCGACGGCGCTGCAGTTCGTTGTCCCGATCCAGGTGGCCGAGCGCTTCACTTCCGAGAAGTTCGACGTCCCGAGCGGCAACTACTTCTGTTCGTATCGGGTGCGAGGCCACGGCAGCATCCGGCATCGCAGCTATTCGAGTGCTGGCTGGAGCCCGCAGACCGACTTCCTCGTCGTCGACAGCGACGAGTGGCAGCCGGTGTTCTTCCGCTTCACCGGCAACGTGCACGACTGGCGCTTGTTCTTCTATCCGAGCCGCAGCGAGGCCGACCGCGACCACCTTCAGGTCGACGACGTCGTCTGCACGAAGGGCTAG